Part of the Drosophila santomea strain STO CAGO 1482 chromosome 2L, Prin_Dsan_1.1, whole genome shotgun sequence genome is shown below.
aagtCGGAGACTAGGTAAAATCAGTTTTGACAGacccataaaaataaaaaagaccCAACTTCTTTAAAGTGTCTATCTTATTAAACGAAATTCTCATTTTAATACCCTATTTTAGAATACAGTTATATTAATGGGCAGAAAAACTATTCCAAATTTATTCATTCATAATAACACATTTAATCTTTCATATATCCCCAGATATCTTATAAGGTGTAATATGCGTTGACGTCTTCGGCATCCAAGGATATTGGCTAATTTTCTTCTCTGCTGAGCCGTGAATGGAATATTCAGGAAGAGTCAATATGGTCAAGATGATAactgcaaattaaatataaaaaaaatgtatataaaataaatatagtaAAATACATTGTTGTACATTGATTGCTTACCCATTTCGGTAAGGAGTTGTCTGAAATGCATGGCGTTTGTACAGTCAGCTTGCGTAAATGGGTCCGATTTCTATCGAAGTCAGTTTATAACGCACTTTGGAGCTTCAATGTGGTCATTGCcattaaatcaatttacaaCACATCACAGCTCCGAGGGtcgtaaaaaatatattgatttttATGACTAAAAACGTAGACTTCGATTAACAACTGCACATTTTTAAAGAGAACTTCAAAAGCGTTCCTGTAGTGTGGTGAACTACACTACCTTTAGATACTTAGCACAAAGATTGCGTACCAGGATATAAAGTCAGTCCATAGTAAAATATGAGATGCGTTCTAAAAACCGCTTGCTTCTCATATTCTTGTACTTTTTTAACTATTAATGTtagtaatttaaaaacatatttcagTCTAGTAATCAATACTGAAGTGTAACATTAGCAAGttgaatttggttttaaattcAGGTGTTAACTGTTGCGAATAAGATATGTTTCAGTCATAATTCAGTAATCGAGTTAGACGTTTATTGTGTTCTTCTGAGTAATGTGCCCAAGTAGTTCGGAAACTGAAGTGCTGGCATGGAGATCCACCTCATATTTGGTATGCTCTCGACACTTTGGATTGATTTATTGGTTTAATAATGGACATGTAGTTATAGTCTCTTTGGTGTTGGGGAAAACCATCGCAGACGACGAGTGCCTATCCTGCGGCTGGAACAGTGATGTTCATTGTGGAAAGGTGGCTGATGGCTCATGTGTGTTTACTGCTCTAAATCGTTGCCAAGTTGAACGTATTGGATGCCGTCGAGAAGCAAAAAAACTGAAACGTAAGTGGAATATATTAATGCAATTTCGCCTGCAacattatgaatatttatacaCTTCCACAGCCTTCACCGAAATTGTTAAAGGAAGGTGCCCGAAGGATATAAAACAGTGCGCCAAGctgtaaaataaattcatgGTCCATTTCATCAATTAATTATTAGTATTGTTCAATCTAACAAAACTACAATTCGTATTATAAAGTAATCGGCATCTTGGGGCTTTTCGTCCTCACTTCTTCAAACTCGGACTTTAAGTTCATGTAACTTGCACTGAGCCTGCGAACTCTTTGCCTGAGATTGCTGCAATCCAGGACTTTTTCCAGCAATTGGGATTGCAGTTTAAGGATAAGCTGTTTCTGCAGGAAAACAATCCTTTTGAAGCGATTCGCCCTTTCGTTACTTTTCATGCAGAATTCTTTGGAGGTGCTGTTCACATCTGACTTGCTGTCCTGCAAGAAAATACCTGCAGATTGTACTTTAACAGACAGAGTAGTAGAagtttaataattattaagaAGTAAAAAGGATTTGTTAGTTACCAGCcagatttttaaatttcgttaaaaataatttgatgtCCTCCTTT
Proteins encoded:
- the LOC120458633 gene encoding uncharacterized protein LOC120458633 — its product is MHFRQLLTEMVIILTILTLPEYSIHGSAEKKISQYPWMPKTSTHITPYKISGDI
- the LOC120458631 gene encoding uncharacterized protein LOC120458631 isoform X2 produces the protein MEIHLIFVSLVLGKTIADDECLSCGWNSDVHCGKVADGSCVFTALNRCQVERIGCRREAKKLKPFTEIVKGRCPKDIKQCAKL
- the LOC120458631 gene encoding uncharacterized protein LOC120458631 isoform X1, translating into MEIHLIFVIVSLVLGKTIADDECLSCGWNSDVHCGKVADGSCVFTALNRCQVERIGCRREAKKLKPFTEIVKGRCPKDIKQCAKL
- the LOC120458630 gene encoding uncharacterized protein LOC120458630 isoform X1, whose amino-acid sequence is MNGFHKCIIIFLFATICVHLADSKVKEDIKLFLTKFKNLAVQSAGIFLQDSKSDVNSTSKEFCMKSNERANRFKRIVFLQKQLILKLQSQLLEKVLDCSNLRQRVRRLSASYMNLKSEFEEVRTKSPKMPITL
- the LOC120458630 gene encoding uncharacterized protein LOC120458630 isoform X2; its protein translation is MNGFHKCIIIFLFATICVHLADSKVKEDIKLFLTKFKNLAGIFLQDSKSDVNSTSKEFCMKSNERANRFKRIVFLQKQLILKLQSQLLEKVLDCSNLRQRVRRLSASYMNLKSEFEEVRTKSPKMPITL